One Polyangiaceae bacterium DNA window includes the following coding sequences:
- a CDS encoding DUF2169 domain-containing protein, whose product MDLIAQGTIPVAKVIWRPGHGGFAFTVVCKATFDLQPSVSPLAQQQEPVIEADEWTETGSLLRSTDLVPFKKRPEVLLVGDAYAPEGRPVTSVVTRLVVGDIDKSILVVGDRYVTADGRVGEPATFVRMPLVWERAVGGQDNPVGKPFGGAARTTSSEWALAPNLYPPGFELPRPGASIAPVGYAPISPLWPSRFGCLQQHAAGWDPQRWHERPLPSDIDLAYMNAAPADQQRSAAFADEVLYLENLHPDLARLSTRLAAVTPSATVDQGAGPEPLKLRCDTLVIDTNRGLAMLVWRGLVVMDRPDRPGRVVVTCPELSEPSTPAWMSDDFDSTTTMIPGITGRAPTALPFSKSASPSAFPPASSISSRREMNDRVAVGDGTHTLIPGLNVQNAPVLPFAGGPREQALTRAEPPPFKPPTDTPAPTGLAAWMQLGADSPTPSTRAVPLPSAPPAPSPPVMAPPVMAPPAVAPPVVAPPATTPQAIQETKRSPEPDSTEARLRLIQRAIWKGERPIQQILAEHGLTELEWRAAKRASARKSSV is encoded by the coding sequence ATGGATCTCATAGCGCAAGGGACAATCCCCGTTGCAAAGGTCATTTGGCGACCGGGGCATGGCGGGTTTGCTTTTACCGTCGTTTGCAAAGCGACTTTCGACCTCCAGCCAAGCGTGTCGCCTCTTGCCCAGCAGCAAGAACCCGTCATCGAGGCAGACGAATGGACCGAGACGGGAAGCCTCTTGCGCTCGACCGATCTCGTGCCTTTCAAAAAACGCCCCGAGGTTCTTCTCGTGGGCGACGCGTATGCGCCCGAGGGTCGGCCGGTGACGTCCGTCGTCACGCGGCTCGTCGTGGGGGACATCGACAAGTCGATCCTGGTGGTGGGAGATCGGTACGTGACCGCCGATGGGCGAGTGGGCGAACCGGCTACGTTCGTGCGAATGCCGCTCGTTTGGGAACGTGCCGTGGGAGGGCAGGACAATCCCGTGGGCAAACCGTTCGGCGGGGCAGCTCGCACGACGTCGTCGGAATGGGCCCTTGCACCCAACCTGTATCCGCCAGGGTTCGAATTGCCGCGCCCCGGCGCATCGATCGCTCCCGTGGGGTATGCGCCCATTTCGCCGCTATGGCCATCGCGTTTCGGATGCTTGCAACAGCACGCGGCCGGCTGGGATCCGCAGCGTTGGCACGAGCGTCCGCTGCCAAGCGACATCGACCTTGCGTACATGAATGCAGCACCAGCCGATCAGCAGCGATCGGCGGCCTTTGCCGACGAGGTCCTGTATCTCGAAAATCTGCACCCGGATCTCGCGCGATTGTCCACGCGTCTCGCCGCCGTGACGCCTTCCGCAACCGTCGATCAAGGCGCCGGCCCCGAGCCGCTCAAGCTGCGGTGCGATACGCTCGTCATCGACACGAATCGGGGGCTCGCCATGCTCGTGTGGCGAGGTCTCGTGGTGATGGACCGTCCCGATCGCCCTGGGCGCGTCGTCGTCACGTGCCCGGAATTGTCGGAGCCGTCCACGCCCGCTTGGATGAGTGACGACTTCGATTCGACGACCACGATGATCCCAGGCATTACGGGGCGTGCTCCAACGGCACTGCCGTTCTCGAAATCCGCGTCCCCATCTGCCTTTCCGCCGGCATCTTCGATCAGCTCGAGGAGAGAAATGAACGACAGGGTGGCCGTCGGGGATGGCACCCATACGCTGATCCCGGGGCTCAACGTCCAGAATGCCCCCGTGTTGCCATTCGCAGGTGGACCGCGCGAACAAGCGCTGACACGCGCCGAACCGCCTCCGTTCAAGCCCCCCACGGATACGCCCGCCCCCACGGGCCTCGCCGCATGGATGCAACTCGGCGCCGACAGCCCCACGCCAAGCACACGGGCCGTGCCATTGCCGTCAGCCCCGCCAGCACCAAGCCCGCCAGTCATGGCACCGCCCGTCATGGCGCCGCCAGCAGTGGCGCCGCCCGTCGTGGCGCCGCCAGCAACCACGCCGCAAGCCATCCAAGAAACCAAGCGCTCGCCCGAACCCGACTCCACGGAAGCTCGCTTGCGCCTCATTCAGCGAGCCATCTGGAAAGGTGAGCGGCCCATTCAGCAAATCCTCGCCGAACACGGGCTCACCGAGCTCGAATGGCGCGCCGCTAAACGAGCCTCCGCTCGAAAGAGCAGCGTATGA